The Cucurbita pepo subsp. pepo cultivar mu-cu-16 chromosome LG05, ASM280686v2, whole genome shotgun sequence nucleotide sequence CGAGTCTTTGTTATTGAAGCCTGAAGGCGTGATATAATCCAAGCATCTCTTgtcttttatgattttatctGTTGGCCAGGccttttatttcaatttatgacAGTTTTATCACTGGAAAATGCTTTGTTAGTACGGTTGATGGATAATGAAGCAAAGGCTTGATGTCTTTAATGATTGTTGATGGGGTCGGTGAGTGACTGGAGAAAGGATTATAATTGGTCGGTTTCATCCTTTCAATTCCTTTTTGACTGTTGATTGAACGCAGGACAAGCAGGAATATAATTATGTAACATTCGCATTGGACAAATACAAATGGAGAAGAATCCTTCTTTTTTGGGCGTTGGGAACATATCTTAACATTGTCAACCTTGATGGGCCCATCCCAGTAAAGCATCCGAAGCACCATTATTGCCGTCTTGGCACTGGACACAAGCATCGTAAGtaacaatattaaattacagAAAAACTTCCCTCGTGACtacaacttttcttttcttgtctgtgtttttcttattgaattaaatacgTATGGCTACATGTAAAGGGGATGAAAAAGCATTCATTAGGCGtaaaagaaataggaaaataCCCACTTCAGTTTGTTGAACTTTTACCTCCTTTCCTTTTCACGAAGAGCTGCAATGGACTGTTTGGACATGTGTCTAATTTGCAGCTGCTATTGTAATGCACTCAAGTAGgcattatcattttgttgtttcttttataaCCATCAGAAGTCCAATTCCCACACTACAACCCTTTTTCCTCGTGGATTTACTTTAGGCTTTGAGTGGATAAATCCAGTGATAATAGCTCTCTTAAATTTAGCATTTAGGTTATGACTGAAGATTTTCAGTGGGATAGGAGggtttatttaaagaaaaatacatatttgGCTTGCCACTTTTAGAGTTGATGAGATTTTAAAGGGTACATTTTGTTGCAAATATTTGAAAGATGGTTCTAAATTGTCCTCCTGTTGTGgtgataaattttaatgagGCAAAGgttttattagttttatattatttgtaagttacatggttttttttctctcctttctctttttgtaGTACAACTAATGCGGGTGGTGAGAATTTGAATCTCCGACTTCAATGTAAAGAGTACATGTAAGTTACCTCTTATACTCGCTCatcttcctttccttttgtcttcttttcggatcaaaatgttttttttttctatattatttttatcaattgCTTTAACTGTATTAATTGAAGTGtgtgaatatatttatatatcatGACCGtgaactaatttttatttttacctaGTTTGACATTTCTGGTTGAAAATGAGAgatttattcctttttatcTTGTTTCTGCCACTTTTATGTAAATCTAGACAAAatttttctgttctgtggAGGTGCCAATCTCTTACCAGGGCTGATTGTCCACAAACGTATCCATTTTATCCTTTACAACTCTGacctttcctttccttctgttttttctattgtctttttttccttaaaggtcttcctttctttttctttatagtATTTGGTGTTTTCCAAAGATACAAGCTCCATTTCAATCAATTTGGTAACAACTTCAAGTCTAAACTTTTAGGAATGTATGAGGTCAATCAAGTTTATCAAATGTTGAGTCAATCAAAACTATTAAATCAAAAAACTTATTAGGACTAGTTCTAagcttacatttttttaattcaatatcaTGTGTGTGAAAGAAATTCGATTATGATGTCGTATCTAGTCTATAATTGATTCTTATAATTATGTCAATGAtcaacgatttttttttttcaagaatatATAGATAACTTGCCTACAAAGTGTCAAACTTTTGTTAATATGAATAtagttctatttttattaccGATGAGCTATGCTTATTGTGATTATAGTTCAACTAATTAAagtgtaaattttaattaagaagTTGAAAGTTCTATGTGTAATACTCATCCTAGTCTTGGTtcaattagttaaaatatatattttcaactaGAACGTTAGGAGCATTCACactacactttttttttttttttttcaattctcatgctctactattttaatatttgatatatttgattttctttccctacaaaattctaaatcatgaaatagttacttaaaaattagaataaaattataacgACCAATTGAccagatttaatttttaaatcttctttttataaCAAGTAGTCAATCAAGCCATATATGAATGACTGAGgaaatgaaaggaaagaaaattatgaaaaaaatgaacataatAATAAGGTAGGTAGTTaggttaataaaatatatgatattaagTAATAAGGTAGGTAGTTAGGTTAATAAGATATATTGATATAAGAGGCACAGGCAGACAAAAAGTTTCTAAAGGTCTGCCATTTTCCTTCCATTGTTCGTTGCTGGCTcctcttttttgttctctctctttctctctctgatTCAGTCTCTTTCCTTTATTCACGCCGCTCTCTCTCCCAATTCTCCACCCTTCCTTTTCTCTCCTCTCCACTGCAACACCAAGACCAACAAACTACCCCATCATCCGCCATTGTTACAGAGCttcaaaaacagagagagaaaaaaaagcaaaaaagaaagatcatAACAATGTCTGAAATCTCCATCTCCAAGAAAGAATTTGGACTGTCCTCTGTTGTTCTTCAGTTCTTCCatttcgtcttcttccttctctctcaccctctttacttctcttacttcatcttcttcttcccttacTTTCTCAagcttctttcatttctttctcctctcttcttcaccacttttctcctcctctttgCCTTCTTCACTCTGCTTCTCTCATCTTCCTCTGATCTTCACCTTCACTGTGTTCGTCAATTTGCTGACAATTCCAAGATGGGGTTTCTTGCTACTACTTACCAAGTTGTTTTTGACAGTTTGCGTCCAAGAACGCCGGAGGAAATCGATGAATTTCGCCCCATGGAAGAGCTTGAAGCTTATAAAATCGTGTTTGAGACTTACACTTTTGGTACTGAACAGAATCTTTATGGCGGTGAGGATAGTGAATTCAATGTCCCGGAAGTGGAAGTGGAAGTCGACTATGAAGAGTCGATGGGGGATTTTCCCGGGAAAATCTTGGATGTGGAAGTCGACTGTGAAGATTCGATGGAGAATTTTCCCGGGAAAATCTTGGACGTGGAAGTCGACTGCGAAGAATCCATGGAGAATTTTCCAGGGAAAATCTTGGATGTGGAAGTCGACTGTGGAGAATCGATGGAGAATTTTCCCGGGAAAATCTTGGATGTGGAAGTCGACTGTGAAGAATCCATGGAGAATTTTCCAGGGAAAATCTTGGATGTGGAAGTCGACTGTGAAGAATCGATGGATAATTTTCCCGGGAAAATCTTGGATGTGGAGGTCGACTGTGAAGAATCCATGGAGAATTTTCCCGGGAAAATGGAGTTTTCCCCGGAAAACCCCTTGGCCTACGAGAATGAAGCGAAAACAGGGGAATGCgaagaaaaaaacgaaaagaaagaagagattCGGGATTCATCGAAGGCGATTGAAAACGAAATGATCAAAGATTTGAGGAAACTGACAGAAGAATCATCGATTTCTTCAAGATCGGAATCGAGTCCATGGAGTTCACCGGGGAGTTTCAGCAGAGATTATTCCCTCGGAAGTTACGGATCGatgaggaaggagaaagaatggAGAAGAACACTCGCATGTAAGCTCTTCGAAGAGCGGCACAATTCAGAAGGAACAGAGGGGATGGATTCTCTATGGGAGACATACGAGAAGAGCGAATGGAATAAATTGcagaagaatgagaaaatcaaCGGGAAATcgaagaaagggaagaaaattaaaggcaaagaggaagatgaagatgaagatgaatatGAAGATCGAGAAGGGCAACTTTGCTGTTTACAGGCTCTGAAATTCTCGGCGGGGAAGATGAATTTGGGAATGGGGAGACCTAATCTCGTCAAAATGTCGAAAGCTTTGAAGGGATTTGGATGGTTGAGCAGACATGGAAGTAGAAAGAGATCGGTCCATTGATCCATTCATCCattgttttagggttttggttttggttctGGTTCTGGTTCTCGTTCTTCATTCTACACTGTTAATGgcggcttcttcttcttcttcttctctgttcatcatcatcacaCTTCTCCATTTTCATCTCCTTGTTTTTTGGGTGTGAGGTTTCCCCTTCTGATTCATCTGTTCAGACAGTGAAGgtacatattttaattcatctgTACCAATCTGATACCATATGCCAGTGGATATTGTCTCCTTTTATTAAGGTTTTGGAGTTTATAgttggctcttataccatatgctagtagatattgtctcctTTTATTAAGGTTTTGGAGTTTATAGTGAGAAGTTAGCATCATTTAGTGACAGGCTCTGTTACTATACTATTTGTAGATATTATTTgctctcacagttttaaaatggaGAGAATCTAGCTCTATTAGTGTCTCGCACATTTTCAGTGACTTGacctgataccatttgtaacagtcaaagtTGATtgtcagtagatattgtccactttaatccgttacgtatcattgtcAGCCTTATTATTCTAAAATGTGTATACTAtagagagggtctagccctatgACTCGTTATATATTGTAGTCAGccacataattttaaaacgcgatCGCTAGGGATAGGTTTTAGCAAGTGTGAACGGAAAATAACTATATTGATACGTATTTATTGTTAATGGTTGATTCTGAAAGTTACTGCATTATTGTTAATCTAAAAAGTTGATTCGCTGAATCTTGAAATTATTCTAACAAGAATCATcctttaatttcctttttcacctttcactttttttacttttacacCCACCTAAATCCACACtctagaaaatattatttattttttaattaacaactaattaaattattaaaaaa carries:
- the LOC111794692 gene encoding uncharacterized protein LOC111794692, coding for MSEISISKKEFGLSSVVLQFFHFVFFLLSHPLYFSYFIFFFPYFLKLLSFLSPLFFTTFLLLFAFFTLLLSSSSDLHLHCVRQFADNSKMGFLATTYQVVFDSLRPRTPEEIDEFRPMEELEAYKIVFETYTFGTEQNLYGGEDSEFNVPEVEVEVDYEESMGDFPGKILDVEVDCEDSMENFPGKILDVEVDCEESMENFPGKILDVEVDCGESMENFPGKILDVEVDCEESMENFPGKILDVEVDCEESMDNFPGKILDVEVDCEESMENFPGKMEFSPENPLAYENEAKTGECEEKNEKKEEIRDSSKAIENEMIKDLRKLTEESSISSRSESSPWSSPGSFSRDYSLGSYGSMRKEKEWRRTLACKLFEERHNSEGTEGMDSLWETYEKSEWNKLQKNEKINGKSKKGKKIKGKEEDEDEDEYEDREGQLCCLQALKFSAGKMNLGMGRPNLVKMSKALKGFGWLSRHGSRKRSVH